The Ziziphus jujuba cultivar Dongzao chromosome 1, ASM3175591v1 genome segment CATTCTTTTTAGTCTTCTCTGCCCTTTCATATCGAAACTCTCCCATCATTTTTGTCTTCTTCGTACAGAAAACTAATTTGTTAAGTTATATCCATGGAAGGATAGATGTTAAAAGCTATCTTGTATTACTTTCTACTACAAATGGAGAGTACCACTGCTAagtggattattattatttgtcagcAGGATTTCTTCCAATCCTGATaatcaaaccccaaaatttttatttggctCTGAGTCTACGAAGTGGAATTTGGCCAACTCAGTTTAgtcttaaatttttgttggggaaaaaaattattttaaatggaaatttcaCTTATAGCCGAAAATTCTGAGAATGGTTTGTATGCGATTAAAGAGATGGAGCTTTATTCATATTGTCAGCGgttcctttttgttttcttatgtttttgttattttgttttggtcTTTGGGGAAGGAAGTCACAAGGGATTGATTGTGCAGGTGATTTCAGTATTTAATTTGTGATTAAATTAATCAGCCCATTCCATGAGTATTCATAATGTagtggagtttttttttttttttttggttgaaaattagAGTATATAGGGATTCAAACACGAAATCATTTATAAAGGGATCGAGTTtgaataagtatttttttttttttttccatactatgttattcatttaaaaCAACCCTGAAAATGGAGGGAATAAATCTTTATCAGATACTTCTAAagggaaaattaattaattcaaaaattttgctatttgctACTATTGGTGATGAGCACCATTTGCATCCATTCTGAGATGAAGCATGATGATTAAATGCATTTTGATCATGTATTACATTTTTTATAAGAAGGTAAACTgttttaaaatagataattaaattaCTATATAGTATGTGAGTTTGATTAGTATTCCATTCTCAGTGGTCATAAATAACATTTACAACTCGCAGCcaaaaaagcataaataaatctatctatatatatatatatatatatatatatatatatttttaaagaaaaataaatctataCAATATCATCACGTTTGAAGCAGACATGGTAATGAATTAAAATGGATGAGATACAAAtctttaattttcctttcaattattttttttttgacattggaAAAAGTTGTCTCTTTATTTGAGATATTCGTACGTGATCTAGTACTTTTTTGGGTTATAATTCAGGAAATTAAGAATAATTGTGTTACATATCATACTTAGACGATGcacactttatatttatttaaagaagaTGATTCGTTCCTaaggaaagaaataaacaaataaaaatctatgAACAAAGTCGCTGTCCAAAATCAGAACTATCAACAAAATCAGTTTCTTGTGTTTTTGATAGCATACAcacgtaattaattaatagattgTATTCTTGGTTACAACCCCTGCCTTAACTTAGAAAGAcacacatataatatatatatatatatatacacatataatattatttaccaaaaaatatatatctttttggtGAAAACTCAGAGAGACATATTGTTCTTGTATCTCTTCCCAAGATATTAGAAccaaaaaaaggaatattcgTAATTTGTCTCTTCTATTGATGTACATATAACCCTGGACAATAGGTCATCTCCCTTTATATTTATGTCTAACGAAATCCATTGTCAACCTCCAATttcagattttatttattttaattttaatttttacttcttttccTAAGTCAAATCGTATCTAATATTTAGATATCATTATCGTTCTGTAGCTTCCCAAGGGTTGAAAAATATACTAGTCTACAGAATCCATTTCTCTAGGCCATGTATTAgatttatctaattaaatttgACAACAAGAAGTCAGAAACCATTATAATTAGCTTTATCAAGCTAATTATCTCTTCTAAGCTCATTATCTTTTCTAACTGAAATGATGATTAGTAATAATACTTATATTAACTGGCTAtaaattaacttttaatttgGCGGCTTCTAGAGAAACACCAAaacaagagagagaaagaaaggaacAGAATAAAAGAAACTGCATCTTCATCTTTGACTTCAAGGGCCTCATCATGAAGTGATTTTCATGTCCTGTTATAATCAGTCAGGAGCTCACTTATCTTTTAAGTTTGATAATCATACCGTTAAAGTAATCATTTCTTGAAATCTCTTTaacactttaaaaatatttcaaaaattagtagttgttatgtaatatatatatatatatatatatatatatatatgtatgtatgagtgttatttatttatttttttttttaatcaatggtTCTCTCCTCTCCTTACATGTGTGAGCCCTGCACCATTCTTGCCATCATTGTCGTGGAAAATTTGAGTAATTTCATTGTTGTTAGCCAAGAGTTGAACCATGAATATTTGTGCTGCTTGATCCTGAAGTAGTTTATTTGCACGCTCTTTTTTTGTATACTATCTTTTCAAATAATACTATTTATGTACAATTAGATTTCAATAAGGAGACTAATTTGATGATCGATATTATGAAAATGTACATCCTGCAACATACTACAAGATGAAGTAACATGGTATAACATTTGCATCTTCAGGATGTTTCTAATTTAGCATTCTTATTGGAGCTATACATAttcttttctattaaaaaaaaaaaaaagtaaggaaTAAACCAACTaacacaaaagaagaaaaaagacaaaagaaaataaggaaaaaaaaaaaagagcttataTGATATTTAAACCAAATGGTGTTGTAAGCCAAACTCAATTCCAAAATAAACTAATTGATATGgttgatatattatttacatttataaattgaaagttataattttaaaatatcgaaatcaaaaatcaaaaattattataaatgataaaaaataaaattctaaaataaattgaactaaatttctaaatatatatatatatatatataaatatttatattgtaaatAATGACTTTGCTATTGCActcttccaaaaaataaaaactttccaaacaaaaataagCACAATTTAACATCGTAATTAGCACCAGGATTCATTTTGTTTTACAGCGTAATCAGCACTTCCCTGAAAATAATGTATATGACTTAAAGATCTTCTTGTGTCCTTATATTTGTCAACGTTTTGTAGCCAAAGGTATATGTTGGTCAAGCTGAAGAGTTTTCAAAAAAGCGACGAAGTGGATGGATTATATAAGTTGATAATGAGTTTATTGATCTTTATCAAACGggtatatatataagatccaaAAGAATACTTACAAAACCATTATGTGTGCTTTCAGAATAACTTTCTACAACGTGATGCCGTGAAAGATTTTATATATCCTTGGGATTGCCCAATTATTTATATACCATTGCTTTCAAAGTCTTTGTTGCGTTAATTAATTTGCTGAGGTAAATAATTATtccagaaataaaaaataaaaatataattataaaagccAGCCCTGTATTGTTAGGAATTTATACTAATATGTACACCAACTCCTACCACAACCTCTACTGGTACAAAGCTCGAAACAGCTCTAAGTAGAGCTGTCAAGGTTATACAAGTTAAACCCCCAGATTAAGGAAGTAATTTAGTCCATAAGAACCTATTAGTTTATGGCCAGCTGAAAACACAGCCCACCAGCTTTTCTGCCCCCACTTTATGAAAAAGCAAAAGcaggaataaaataatataccaaattaataaacttatttttttgaaacaGCGCAGGTAAAGAGAAAAACAAGTtgtgcagagagagagagagagagagagagagagagagagagaaagaaagagagagagttcgTGAACCCCACACCACAACTTCTATCTACCTATAAAATTCTTTGAGGTCACAGACCTTAAATTTCTTCAACCtcatttttgaaagaaaacacTAGTCATAAAGCTTAAGCAAAGCCTTTGTTTGGGTGCATATACAAGGAAATATTTacaaagtgggaaaaaaaaaaaaagaaaaaagagagagagagagagaaagagaacctttttttttttttttttaacaatcctTTTGGTTAGACATGAAGTGaggttgttgttttttattttttatttttttgaaaatttttttgcaGAGAGGTTTACCAGTTCAACAAATGATGGCTGGAAACCCTAACTGGTGGAGCATGCATCCACCATCTCTCTTTCCTCCTCAATATGTGCAGCTTGGATCTTCTTCACTTCTCCCTTTCAATACTTTCGCCGACACCACCACCCAAGATCCTCCACCACAGTCATGGAGTCAATTACTCTtgtaaaactctctctctctttctcatgtTTATAGGAAAATTTCATGTTTGCCTTTACACAGCGGTCTCATCGATCAGaccttaatataatattatcgaGTCGACATGATAAAAACTTATTATTAGTGCATGTATTGTAACGGGGTTAATCAATTGCTATATGTTAATCTTGTTAGAGTTTTATGtggttattaatatatttatatatttggtgaatgttaaatatattattgtatTCAGGGGTGGATTGTCGACTGGTATTGGTGAAGACTATAGGTTGGGTCCGAGTCAGTTCCAACCCAAAAAGTCGGAAAATTGGGAGGACCAAATCTTCGTCGACAATAATAATCCAACTTCAAGTGCTGCAAGACTTCCTCTTGTTGTTGATGTAAAGCAAGAGCTTTCGCAGAAAATCAACGACTATGTTCATAGTGATCATGAAAGTTTATTACAGCAGACTGCCGGACATACTATGCCAGTGGCAGCGGCGGCGGCTGGGGCGGCTTGGTCGACTCATTTCATGCCAGTTTCTTCACCTACTTCTTGTATTACTACTACTAGCTTgggtagtaacaataataatatgctGGATTTCTCTTATAACAAGACCGATATTGAAAGGAACACAAAACCAGATTATTCACCATCAAAGGTAAGAGAGACAGATTTAgatcctaatttttttattatttttttaatcttttagtaaCCATCAAGGCTAGCAATatgtccccttttttttttttttttggggttctaaTTAATCAATCTgccttacaattttttttttctcatatgattatttttacatatatttaattttatcgctattttctttttttttcttttcttttttttcttttttttttttttttttgctagtgTAATAGCACAGCCACAGTTGGAGTAGTGTGTAAAAAGGCTAGGGTTCATCCCTCTGCAAGCCAACCACCTCTAAAGGTAATAATATATAAGAAGGACAAAACACTCATTCTTTCTCTCTATTTGTCTAGTAAATAagcatgtaaattttttttcttaatataacatttatttaCGGTGAACCAGGTGAGGAAGGAGAAGCTAGGTGATAGAATAACAGCACTTCACCAGCTAGTTTCCCCATTTGGGAAGGTAAACCAGACCCCCTTCACTACTTCTTCACACATGAAACAAAAACaagaggaaaacaaaaaaagtttttttttttttttttaaaagaaaaaatatttttcaagataAAACCCATaaagtgtttttgtttttgccacACAACAGTGGTACAAAGATCAAAGCAGCTATCTTTATCagctcttttacttttttttttaatttttatttttttgataacttTCATCTGGGATTCTCTACTAAAACGAAAGATAAGAGCAGAAAGATGACTTGGAGGGTATTGTTGTGGTGtggttaatttttctcttttgcagaCTGACACAGCTTCTGTCTTGTTAGAAGCCATTGGATATATCAGATTCCTTCAGAGTCAAATTGAGGTGATGTTTCTTCCAAATTTTTATACTCTCTTTTTATCTGTAGCCAAAATATATAACTCAGAATCAGTGAAGAAGAGCATGCAGTTAAAGTTTCAATAATTCATGCTTTTTCTAACATTCTTTCGTTATGGTagtcataaatttattattattattcatttaaaaaaaaaaaaattcttttacccCCCTTGAATGCAGGCACTGAGCTCCCCTTACTTGGGCGATGCATCAAAAAACATGAGGAATCAGCAGTATGTAAGTACCCATATATACCCATTTCCCATTTCCCAAAGCATAACCAaaaattctctctctttctctttctcttttcttttttctctttctcttttctcacagacacaaacacaaacacagAGCACGCACATGTTTGAGAAAGCTTGTCCTATATATTGCGTTTTGAGAATATATAATTGATGAGAGAGAAACTTATTACTGGTCAGGTTCAAGGAGGAGAAAGGAATTGTGTGTTCCCTGAAGACCCAGGTCAGGTATGCTTTATTggatccaccaccaccaccaccccccACCAAAAGCTACTTAGCTAGAGATCAggctttgtatatataaaaaataataataataataataattaaataaataataaaagcatctaatatgttttttatttcataaagaAAGGCACTGAAAGAACAAGGTTCTCAgcttttatatgcatataaaattgttaaatgcttctttaaagtttatttgattaaaaaaataacatattttagaGTCTACCTAATGAGATTGGAATCATAAAGGATTTTGAGCAacattgaaaattatttttacctttttttttttttttcccccatttaGTTGTTGAATGACAACTGCCTGAAAAGAAAAGGGGTTCCTGATCATCACcaggtatatatttatttcttttttttaattaaaaaaaaagttgttgcaTGAAAAATTAGATTATACCCTTCATTTGACTCACTGTtaattatattatctttatcatcatcaccatcatgattattatcaatttatcaCTGCTATACAtatcttaaaaataatatgaaacattttgtgtgtatatatagaactttgagataaattatttatttatggtgaaaatatatataaatccttTGATCGatgcttaatttttaatttgattactCAGTTGGTGGATAATCGAGAAAAGCCAAAGGACTTGAGGAGTAGAGGGTTGTGCTTGGTTCCAGTGTCTTGCACACAGAATGTTGGGAGTGAAATTAATGGAGCTGATTACTGGGCTCCAGCTTATGGCAGTGGCTTTTGAAACTTTGACAACAAACATTTAAGTGTTTTAATTagagttatattatatatatatatatatatatagtggaaGGAGCTGATCATGAAATTCGTAGAGTGATATAACATCATGAGCAGTCATTCTGTTATAATCATCTAAGGCTGATTGCTCATGATGCTATGCATTCTAGGTTACAATTAAgtgctaattaatatttttcatgcaCTATTTAGCCTAATTAAAGGAAAGCgtgttattaatttttgtagGAATTCGAGTTTACAAGAACAAgatgaatctctctctctctctctctctctctctctctatctctttctGTACTCACTCATCGAtcttttaatttctctctttctctggcTATCTCTCATACGCAAAGAAAAGTTATAATATTTTGGGgaaaaattaagatatatatctTTACTTTTACATATTAACGACAAACATATAAAAGAGAATTAGGTTCATTAAAAATTGGGGTTCATGCATGTAAATATTGCAGAGATGAAATTATtcatagatttattttattttattttagtatttaattttggTGGGGGGTAATGGACATCAAGATTTTCATGTTAGGAAAAAGTTCTGTCCCATTGGGACATTACTAAATTATATAAGTATTTCTACACAAAGTTTCATTAAATGTGAAATGTTGTGATTAAGTTACTTTGTGAAATGGTATCCTATGATATTTAAATGCCATATTTTAATTGTCACATCTAAATTAATGAGTTGAAACTTGAATGTTATATTTGTGTCCCAGCCTAGCTATTATCAAGTGTACAAACAAAATGGTATATATTTCGAAACCaaatatttgtcattatttGGAAGTTTTTGTCATGATAATATAAGTTttgataacaataaataatgtaCTTTCATTTGAATAGTGCATTATGGTGATATTATAAATTAGAACTTTAACTTCTCTTtatcaatgcataaataaatcaaggaaaaagcaatatcgacgaatttgaattttgaacacATGTTACTGTTTTTGACATAACACATGATACATGTGTTTATCTCTCGAGCAAAGCAACTTTGTTCCGCATATTTTTAAGATATTTAGTTTTGTTAGGTtttcaaaaagggaaaaaaaaaaagtcagtaAACGAAAAGTTTGCAAGAATTGACGAATCATATGTACTTCATTTGTTGACTAATTAATTATGGTGGTCTTAATTAAAGTTATTGATCTTCATATGCGCTTTCGCttgtcttcttttttctctttctccataATGCAtgtgaaacatatatatatatatatatatatatatatatgttttgcaaGTTTTTACTACATATTGTTCATCCAAAAATAACTATTTATCATCATAGGTGATAATATTTGTGGGATTACAATATGtgatattttcataattaattaggtttatttaaaactaaaaatctataTGAAATCTCGTTAATTAATTGTTACTGCTAATATTAATAACACATGgtctttaattaattactaagtattgtatatatggaaaatattcttctcagaaaaaggaaaaaagaaagatgaacTCGTCCATGTATatctatacatacatatatatatatatatatatatatatatatatagaggtagcttatatatttatatatgtatatatattccttcTAGCCAATTCATATCATTGAAGTTTGAGAGAAGCTCTAATATTAGCATCAGATGCTTCTGTACCTACTAAAGTTCGAATTAACTCAAAAACGTAGTTCTAGCTAGGCTTCTAATCTACGAGTTtgaacttttacttttttttctttttttcttttgaaaagtttgaaCTTTTACTTGGCAACAACCAACAATATAAAGTCAATACCACATTAAGTTGAGAGTAAACTATGTTTATGTCAAGTCTATAACTACCAAACTCATCAATTAATGGACAAAAGTACTGTACTAATTCCTGCTCAAATTTACCAAAGATATTTCAAATGCAAGGTTTTAGATAAAGTAATTTGGTGGAAAAgccaaatagaaaaaaagttaattgaTGATCAGAGACTTTGTGAAAC includes the following:
- the LOC107404296 gene encoding transcription factor bHLH68 isoform X2, with protein sequence MMAGNPNWWSMHPPSLFPPQYVQLGSSSLLPFNTFADTTTQDPPPQSWSQLLLGGLSTGIGEDYRLGPSQFQPKKSENWEDQIFVDNNNPTSSAARLPLVVDVKQELSQKINDYVHSDHESLLQQTAGHTMPVAAAAAGAAWSTHFMPVSSPTSCITTTSLGSNNNNMLDFSYNKTDIERNTKPDYSPSKCNSTATVGVVCKKARVHPSASQPPLKVRKEKLGDRITALHQLVSPFGKTDTASVLLEAIGYIRFLQSQIEALSSPYLGDASKNMRNQQYVQGGERNCVFPEDPGQLVDNREKPKDLRSRGLCLVPVSCTQNVGSEINGADYWAPAYGSGF
- the LOC107404296 gene encoding transcription factor bHLH68 isoform X1, which encodes MMAGNPNWWSMHPPSLFPPQYVQLGSSSLLPFNTFADTTTQDPPPQSWSQLLLGGLSTGIGEDYRLGPSQFQPKKSENWEDQIFVDNNNPTSSAARLPLVVDVKQELSQKINDYVHSDHESLLQQTAGHTMPVAAAAAGAAWSTHFMPVSSPTSCITTTSLGSNNNNMLDFSYNKTDIERNTKPDYSPSKCNSTATVGVVCKKARVHPSASQPPLKVRKEKLGDRITALHQLVSPFGKTDTASVLLEAIGYIRFLQSQIEALSSPYLGDASKNMRNQQYVQGGERNCVFPEDPGQLLNDNCLKRKGVPDHHQLVDNREKPKDLRSRGLCLVPVSCTQNVGSEINGADYWAPAYGSGF